One genomic segment of Leptolyngbya sp. 'hensonii' includes these proteins:
- a CDS encoding transposase, with product MKLSQITTPFAAYIGIDWADRKHDISLYDCQZQSWSYTTIQSTPQAIADWVNQLRQQYGETQLLVGLEQKRGPLLYGLCQYDNLVLVPINPRTVANYRKAFQPSRAKSDPIDAKRRTDAAAQR from the coding sequence ATGAAACTGTCTCAAATCACTACCCCATTTGCTGCCTATATTGGCATTGACTGGGCTGATCGCAAGCACGATATCAGCCTCTATGATTGTCAGSAGCAGAGTTGGAGCTACACCACGATTCAGTCTACCCCTCAAGCTATTGCCGATTGGGTCAACCAGCTTCGTCAGCAATATGGGGAAACCCAATTACTGGTGGGATTAGAGCAAAAACGGGGACCCTTGCTCTATGGCTTATGCCAATACGACAATCTAGTTTTAGTGCCAATTAATCCGCGCACCGTCGCCAATTACCGCAAAGCCTTTCAACCCTCACGGGCCAAATCAGATCCCATTGATGCCAAGCGTCGAACTGATGCAGCGGCACAGCGATAA
- a CDS encoding transposase, which translates to MPSVELMQRHSDKLDIWVAGCPKHRELRQWVESRRMLVGEKVRLTNRITAALKSYYPQVLDWFEDKHTIAFCEFLEQFPNLESAQTATSEALKQFFRSHHIIRNATIQRRTQQIQXAGPPLTQDAAIIQPAQALTQGLVALLKVVLQQLIKFEAQIESLFTSLPDAELFRTLPGAGPHLAPRLLAAFGEDRSRFDCAQSFMSYIGIAPVKEESGKKHWVHWRWSCPIFLRQTFVEWVDHARMHSAWSQAF; encoded by the coding sequence ATGCCAAGCGTCGAACTGATGCAGCGGCACAGCGATAAGCTCGACATTTGGGTGGCAGGTTGTCCAAAACATCGGGAATTGCGCCAGTGGGTAGAGTCTCGGCGTATGTTAGTCGGCGAGAAAGTGCGTCTGACCAATCGCATTACTGCTGCTCTCAAGTCCTACTATCCGCAAGTGCTCGATTGGTTTGAGGATAAACATACGATCGCCTTTTGTGAATTTCTCGAACAATTCCCCAATTTAGAATCGGCGCAGACAGCAACATCTGAAGCMTTAAAGCAATTYTTTCGGTCTCATCACATCATCCGTAACGCGACGATTCAACGTCGCACTCAGCAAATTCAGGAWGCGGGACCCCCTCTGACCCAAGATGCRGCGATCATCCAACCTGCGCAAGCCTTGACCCAAGGGCTGGTGGCATTGCTCAAAGTCGTCTTGCAACAACTGATTAAATTTGAAGCCCAGATTGAATCGCTATTTACCTCCTTGCCTGATGCTGAACTATTTCGAACACTTCCTGGCGCAGGTCCCCATTTAGCTCCTCGACTTCTCGCAGCCTTTGGCGAAGATAGAAGCCGATTTGATTGTGCCCAATCGTTCATGAGCTATATCGGTATTGCTCCTGTCAAAGAAGAGAGCGGCAAGAAGCATTGGGTCCACTGGCGATGGTCTTGTCCAATTTTCTTAAGGCAAACCTTTGTTGAGTGGGTTGATCACGCCAGGATGCACTCTGCTTGGTCACAGGCATTCTAA
- a CDS encoding transposase — protein sequence MDWIAEKASVTLAQTGRLTVVVQDNGSAHTSRLAQQQWLKWQAQGLFLFWLPPYCSEMNRIEEQWHQLKTHEIAGRMFEHEVDLADAIIEGMQARSSRGNYSLERFIFNSS from the coding sequence ATGGACTGGATTGCCGAGAAGGCATCTGTTACCCTGGCTCAAACGGGGMGATTAACGGTAGTTGTTCAAGATAATGGCTCTGCCCATACCAGTCGTCTGGCTCAGCAACAATGGCTCAAGTGGCAAGCCCAAGGATTGTTCCTCTTCTGGTTGCCACCCTACTGTTCTGAGATGAATCGGATCGAGGAGCAGTGGCATCAACTCAAAACCCATGAAATTGCTGGGCGGATGTTTGAGCATGAAGTTGATTTAGCCGATGCGATCATCGAGGGAATGCAAGCTCGTAGTAGTAGGGGCAATTACTCCCTGGAACGTTTTATATTTAATTCCTCCTGA